One part of the Enterococcus sp. DIV1094 genome encodes these proteins:
- a CDS encoding DHH family phosphoesterase: MDKEKIKVSPSPLLILLLILAEVLVVLVMPFRPISALFILFVNIFCIRYGLKVKRWLTLRNREKIQQASTVAESNLNYVSEIMPVGIISYQPATQTVDWLNPFALNVKDQSSLLDADLLETFFSAKEKKKNQVYLADKTFQFELDTVKGVVYFIDVTQNQLLKIHQVNSQPIIGILSIDNYADTVDKLDEKEVSYLNSFITTLISDWMNEYHVFFKRINSERFFFFGQMSDLKKMMDKKFDLLDRLRSEAERQNHPLTLSMGIAYGQQSLEEIGSEAQNNLDIALVRGGDQVVVKEVREGAKPTYYGGKSATTIKRTRVRSRAMSTALRKIFDETGDVFIMGHRFPDMDAIGSAVGVSCLARFNQKKAYIVIDEKEIIPDVERCLEEIHKEPELEMQLITPERAMELKKAKDLLVMVDYHKPSLSISQSLYEQFDKIVIIDHHRRGEEFPSKPLLTYIESSASSASELVTELIQYQSSRTNRISRLEATLLLAGMTVDTNNFNVRTTARTFDVASYLKTCSADASLVQYLLSSDLATYLEISHLIAHNEQVTEDIVVAAGTDEKEYNSVIAAKTADTLLSMVNINGAFVITKRTDGLVGISARSTGTINVQLIMESLGGGGHFTNAATQLENVTVEEAKQQLLAAIQENMQQLYKKE; the protein is encoded by the coding sequence ATGGATAAAGAAAAAATAAAAGTAAGCCCGAGCCCTCTGCTCATTCTTTTATTGATCCTTGCAGAAGTTTTGGTTGTATTAGTGATGCCATTTCGGCCGATCAGTGCATTGTTCATACTGTTCGTGAACATCTTTTGTATTCGTTATGGTTTAAAGGTGAAACGGTGGTTGACTTTGAGGAATCGTGAGAAGATCCAACAAGCTTCAACCGTCGCAGAATCCAATTTGAATTATGTTTCTGAAATCATGCCAGTAGGGATCATCTCTTATCAACCAGCGACACAAACCGTTGATTGGCTGAATCCTTTCGCATTGAACGTGAAAGATCAAAGTTCACTCTTAGATGCAGACTTGTTAGAAACCTTTTTTTCAGCAAAAGAAAAAAAGAAAAATCAAGTCTATTTAGCCGACAAAACGTTTCAATTCGAATTGGATACGGTAAAAGGTGTTGTTTATTTTATTGATGTGACACAGAATCAGTTACTGAAGATCCATCAAGTAAACAGCCAACCGATCATCGGTATTCTTTCAATTGATAATTATGCAGATACAGTGGATAAATTGGATGAAAAAGAAGTTTCTTATTTGAACTCCTTTATTACGACATTGATCTCTGACTGGATGAATGAATATCACGTATTTTTTAAACGCATCAATTCAGAGCGCTTTTTCTTCTTTGGACAGATGAGCGACTTGAAGAAAATGATGGATAAGAAATTTGATCTTTTAGATCGCTTACGATCAGAAGCAGAAAGACAAAACCATCCGTTGACGCTTAGCATGGGGATCGCCTATGGGCAACAGTCACTAGAAGAGATTGGTAGTGAAGCTCAAAACAACCTAGATATTGCCTTAGTTCGTGGTGGGGATCAAGTCGTGGTGAAAGAAGTTCGCGAAGGCGCAAAACCCACTTATTATGGGGGGAAATCAGCGACAACGATCAAGCGTACGCGCGTTCGTTCAAGAGCCATGAGTACTGCCTTACGGAAAATATTTGATGAAACAGGCGATGTATTTATTATGGGGCATCGATTCCCTGATATGGATGCGATTGGTTCAGCCGTTGGTGTCAGTTGCCTGGCACGCTTCAATCAGAAAAAAGCATATATCGTCATCGATGAAAAAGAAATCATTCCAGATGTGGAACGCTGTTTGGAAGAAATTCATAAAGAACCAGAGTTGGAGATGCAATTGATTACGCCAGAACGCGCGATGGAGCTTAAGAAAGCAAAGGATCTACTCGTAATGGTCGATTACCATAAACCTTCGCTATCGATCTCTCAGAGCCTTTATGAGCAATTTGATAAGATCGTGATCATCGACCATCATCGTCGAGGAGAAGAGTTTCCAAGTAAGCCACTTTTGACGTATATTGAGTCCTCTGCCTCTTCTGCCTCTGAATTAGTCACAGAATTGATTCAATACCAAAGCAGTCGAACCAATCGGATCAGCCGTTTAGAGGCTACCTTGTTGTTGGCAGGGATGACCGTGGATACGAATAACTTCAATGTCCGAACCACAGCACGCACTTTTGATGTGGCAAGCTATTTAAAGACTTGTAGTGCAGACGCATCCTTAGTACAATATTTATTGAGCTCTGATTTAGCCACTTATCTCGAAATCAGCCACTTGATCGCACACAATGAACAAGTGACGGAGGATATAGTGGTGGCAGCAGGGACGGATGAAAAAGAGTATAATAGTGTTATCGCAGCAAAAACAGCAGATACGTTGCTTTCAATGGTCAATATCAACGGCGCTTTCGTGATTACCAAACGAACAGATGGCTTAGTTGGTATCAGCGCTCGCAGCACAGGAACGATCAATGTCCAACTCATCATGGAATCTCTAGGTGGTGGCGGACATTTCACCAATGCCGCAACACAATTGGAAAATGTGACTGTCGAAGAAGCAAAACAACAACTGCTCGCTGCTATCCAAGAAAATATGCAACAATTATATAAAAAGGAGTAG
- the rplI gene encoding 50S ribosomal protein L9, with amino-acid sequence MKVIFLQDVKGKGKKGDVKEVPTGYAQNYLIKNNLAKEANKSSISQLEGQKKAQEKQEAEILEEAKKLKEFLEKEETVVELKAKAGEDSRLFGSIPSKQIAEGLNKQYKVKLDKRKIELNNPIRTLGYTNVPVKLHHEVTATIKVHVVSE; translated from the coding sequence ATGAAAGTCATTTTCTTACAAGATGTCAAAGGCAAAGGCAAAAAAGGCGATGTCAAAGAAGTGCCTACAGGCTATGCACAAAACTATTTGATCAAGAACAACCTAGCAAAAGAAGCAAATAAAAGTAGTATCAGTCAGTTAGAAGGACAGAAAAAAGCGCAAGAAAAACAAGAAGCAGAAATCCTTGAAGAAGCAAAAAAACTAAAAGAATTTCTTGAAAAAGAAGAAACAGTCGTTGAATTAAAAGCCAAAGCAGGAGAAGATAGCCGCTTGTTCGGTTCAATCCCATCGAAACAAATCGCTGAAGGTCTGAATAAACAATACAAAGTAAAATTGGACAAACGTAAAATCGAATTGAATAACCCGATCCGTACATTAGGTTACACGAACGTACCAGTGAAGTTGCATCATGAAGTAACGGCAACGATCAAAGTGCATGTTGTTTCTGAATAA
- the ssb gene encoding single-stranded DNA-binding protein: MINNVVLVGRLTKDPDLRYTSSGTAVATFTLAVNRNFTSQNGNREADFINCVIWRKSAETLANYAHKGTLLGVTGRIQTRSYDNQQGQRVYVTEVVAENFQLLESRAASENRQQSGGYQDTGQSTNNFGGNNNYNQTSQSSNGMPDFDRDSSDPFGSSSTIDISDDDLPF; encoded by the coding sequence TTGATTAATAACGTTGTACTAGTTGGACGTCTAACAAAAGATCCAGATTTACGATATACATCAAGTGGCACTGCTGTAGCAACGTTCACTTTAGCTGTCAATCGTAACTTCACGAGCCAAAACGGCAACCGTGAGGCGGATTTTATTAATTGTGTGATTTGGCGAAAATCAGCAGAAACACTAGCAAACTATGCACATAAAGGAACTCTTTTAGGTGTAACTGGTCGTATTCAAACGCGTTCTTATGATAATCAACAAGGACAACGTGTGTACGTAACAGAAGTAGTTGCTGAAAACTTCCAATTATTGGAAAGTCGTGCAGCATCTGAAAACCGTCAACAAAGCGGTGGCTACCAAGACACTGGTCAATCGACAAATAATTTTGGCGGAAACAATAACTATAATCAAACATCTCAATCATCCAACGGTATGCCTGATTTTGATCGTGATTCTTCTGATCCATTTGGGTCAAGTTCAACGATCGACATTTCAGACGATGATTTACCATTCTAA
- the rpsR gene encoding 30S ribosomal protein S18 produces the protein MAQQRRGGRKRRKVDYIAANHIEYIDYKDIELLKRFISERGKILPRRVTGTGAKNQRKITIAIKRARIMGLLPFVGEE, from the coding sequence ATGGCACAACAAAGAAGAGGCGGACGTAAACGTCGTAAAGTAGACTATATTGCTGCTAACCATATTGAATATATCGATTATAAAGATATCGAATTACTAAAAAGATTTATCTCAGAACGCGGTAAAATCTTGCCACGTCGTGTAACAGGTACAGGCGCTAAAAACCAACGTAAAATTACGATTGCAATCAAACGTGCACGTATCATGGGATTACTACCATTCGTTGGCGAAGAATAA
- a CDS encoding ISL3 family transposase: MENSIKKMLRLTDKYLTIQDVSYETFHQTNTLVIDAVLAPPTSACLTCGSAVRDSKGKTVIVKNGKKMTCIRFDQFNHLPLIMRLKKQRYHCRNCHTHWTAQSYFVRPNHSIAEHVKMKIIALLTEKVSLSFIAKHCQVSIPTVTRILKSLKTYLPKQAKRHLPKVLMVDEFRSHVSSEDKMSFICADGETGQLVDILPTRKLSRLTTYFQTCVNPSDVDYLVTDMNAAYFQLTKKVFPHAKLVIDRFHVIKHMNQAFQDFRVREMKRLIASGNRTMPRKLKSHWRLLTKNRKNINHTEYKTWRSFRAPKYPYLTEAMVLDRLLSASTALKVAYQAFHELADAFRDKDHESFFTLLHQLPETLDKEFRLKLQNLLSYEEGIRHSLIYPYSNGKIEAKNTHIKTLKRVSYGFKSFENMRIRIFLTNQVIHVK, translated from the coding sequence ATGGAAAATTCTATCAAAAAAATGCTCCGATTAACAGATAAATATTTAACCATCCAAGATGTTTCTTACGAAACGTTCCATCAAACCAATACTTTAGTTATTGACGCAGTGTTAGCTCCTCCTACTTCTGCTTGTTTGACTTGTGGCTCTGCCGTGAGAGATTCGAAGGGGAAAACGGTCATTGTCAAAAATGGCAAGAAAATGACCTGCATTCGTTTCGATCAATTCAACCATTTACCGCTAATCATGCGGCTGAAGAAACAACGTTATCACTGTAGAAACTGCCATACCCATTGGACAGCCCAAAGCTATTTTGTTCGGCCAAATCATTCGATTGCCGAGCATGTAAAAATGAAAATCATTGCTTTACTCACCGAAAAGGTCTCCTTATCTTTTATCGCAAAGCATTGCCAGGTGTCTATTCCAACGGTGACGCGTATTTTGAAGTCGTTAAAAACCTATTTACCAAAACAAGCCAAGCGCCACCTGCCCAAAGTATTGATGGTCGATGAATTTCGTTCCCATGTATCCTCAGAAGATAAGATGAGTTTTATTTGTGCCGATGGGGAAACCGGGCAATTAGTTGATATCTTACCCACTCGAAAATTGTCTCGGTTGACCACTTATTTCCAGACATGTGTGAATCCATCTGACGTCGACTATTTAGTTACTGATATGAATGCGGCGTATTTTCAACTAACAAAAAAAGTATTTCCTCATGCCAAACTGGTCATTGATCGTTTTCATGTGATCAAACACATGAATCAAGCGTTCCAAGATTTTCGTGTCCGTGAAATGAAACGCCTGATTGCTTCGGGCAATCGGACAATGCCAAGGAAATTAAAAAGCCATTGGCGCTTACTCACCAAAAATCGGAAGAATATCAACCACACAGAATATAAAACTTGGCGTAGCTTTCGTGCCCCAAAGTATCCTTACCTGACAGAAGCCATGGTGCTTGACCGTTTATTAAGTGCTTCAACTGCCTTGAAAGTCGCCTATCAAGCGTTCCATGAACTAGCGGATGCCTTTCGTGACAAAGACCACGAGTCATTTTTCACTCTCTTGCATCAGTTACCAGAAACATTAGATAAAGAATTTCGGCTAAAACTACAAAATCTTCTGAGCTATGAAGAAGGGATTCGTCATTCTTTGATTTATCCTTACTCTAATGGGAAAATTGAAGCAAAAAACACCCACATCAAAACACTCAAACGAGTGTCTTATGGCTTTAAATCATTTGAGAACATGCGCATCCGAATCTTTTTGACGAATCAAGTCATTCACGTCAAATAA
- the gyrB gene encoding DNA topoisomerase (ATP-hydrolyzing) subunit B, which produces MTEERSLVERAKEYDASQIQVLEGLEAVRKRPGMYIGSTSSEGLHHLVWEIVDNSIDEVLAGFATKIQVIIEEDNSITVVDDGRGIPVDIQAKTGRPAVETVFTVLHAGGKFGGGGYKVSGGLHGVGSSVVNALSTLLDVKVYKDGKIYYQEYRRGAVVDDLKVIGDTDLSGTTVHFIPDPEIFTETTTFDFNKLATRIRELAFLNRGMKISIEDRREETPVLKEYHYDGGIKSYVEYLNASKTVIFPEPVYLEGEQQEITVEVSMQYTDGYHSNIMSFANNIHTYEGGTHESGFKTALTRVINDYARKQKLMKENDDNLTGEDVREGLTAVISIKHPDPQFEGQTKTKLGNSEVRTVTDRLFSEHFMKFLLENPSVGRQIVEKGLLASRARLAAKRAREVTRRKGALEISNLPGKLADCSSNDPEKCELFIVEGDSAGGSAKQGRSREFQAILPIRGKILNVEKASMDKILANEEIRSLFTAMGTGFGEDFDVSKARYHKLVIMTDADVDGAHIRTLLLTLFYRYMRPIVEAGYVYIAQPPLYGVKQGKKITYVQPGKNAEEDLRKVIESLPATPKPSVQRYKGLGEMDDHQLWETTMDPSKRMMARVSVDDAIAADEVFEMLMGDRVEPRRAFIEENAHYVKNLDI; this is translated from the coding sequence ATGACAGAAGAAAGAAGTTTAGTCGAGCGCGCAAAAGAATATGATGCCAGTCAGATTCAAGTGCTTGAAGGTCTTGAAGCCGTTCGAAAACGTCCGGGAATGTACATTGGTTCAACAAGTTCAGAAGGACTCCACCACTTAGTTTGGGAAATCGTCGACAATTCGATCGATGAAGTCTTGGCAGGATTTGCGACAAAGATCCAAGTGATCATTGAAGAAGACAACAGTATCACTGTAGTCGATGATGGTCGTGGGATTCCGGTCGATATCCAAGCGAAGACTGGTCGCCCAGCTGTTGAGACTGTCTTCACTGTCTTACATGCAGGTGGTAAATTTGGCGGAGGCGGCTACAAAGTATCCGGTGGTCTGCATGGGGTTGGATCTTCCGTTGTTAATGCATTATCGACATTGTTAGATGTCAAAGTCTACAAAGACGGCAAGATTTACTATCAAGAGTATCGTCGTGGTGCAGTCGTCGATGATTTAAAAGTCATCGGTGACACTGATTTGAGCGGAACGACTGTCCATTTTATCCCAGATCCAGAAATTTTTACGGAAACGACAACTTTCGATTTCAACAAATTAGCGACTCGTATTCGTGAGTTAGCTTTCTTGAATCGTGGCATGAAAATCTCGATTGAAGATCGTCGCGAAGAAACGCCTGTCTTGAAAGAATACCACTATGACGGCGGAATCAAGAGTTATGTCGAATATTTAAATGCAAGTAAAACAGTCATCTTCCCTGAACCTGTTTATTTAGAAGGGGAGCAACAAGAAATCACTGTTGAAGTTTCGATGCAATATACAGATGGTTATCATTCCAATATCATGAGTTTTGCCAATAATATCCATACGTATGAAGGCGGAACCCATGAATCAGGATTTAAGACAGCTTTGACACGTGTCATCAATGATTACGCGCGTAAGCAAAAATTGATGAAAGAAAATGATGATAATTTGACCGGTGAAGATGTCCGTGAGGGATTGACAGCAGTCATTTCGATCAAGCATCCAGATCCGCAGTTTGAAGGACAAACGAAGACAAAACTAGGAAATTCAGAAGTACGTACCGTTACTGATCGTTTGTTCAGTGAGCATTTTATGAAGTTCTTATTGGAAAATCCAAGTGTTGGCCGTCAAATCGTCGAAAAAGGTCTCCTGGCTTCTAGAGCCCGCTTAGCAGCGAAACGTGCGCGTGAAGTGACTCGAAGAAAAGGCGCACTAGAAATCAGTAATTTACCTGGTAAATTAGCCGATTGCTCAAGTAATGATCCGGAAAAATGCGAATTATTCATCGTCGAAGGAGATTCTGCCGGCGGTTCAGCGAAACAAGGACGAAGCCGTGAATTCCAAGCGATTTTACCGATTCGTGGGAAAATCCTGAACGTGGAAAAAGCAAGTATGGATAAAATTTTAGCGAACGAAGAAATTCGCTCATTGTTTACAGCGATGGGAACAGGTTTTGGTGAAGATTTTGACGTGTCTAAGGCACGATATCATAAATTAGTTATCATGACCGATGCCGATGTCGATGGTGCGCACATCCGTACGTTGCTATTGACACTCTTTTATCGTTACATGCGCCCAATCGTGGAGGCTGGCTATGTTTATATCGCGCAACCACCACTATATGGTGTCAAACAAGGAAAGAAAATCACGTATGTCCAACCAGGGAAAAATGCAGAAGAAGATTTGAGAAAAGTCATCGAATCACTACCAGCAACACCAAAACCAAGTGTCCAACGATACAAAGGGCTTGGTGAAATGGATGATCATCAACTATGGGAAACGACAATGGACCCAAGCAAACGGATGATGGCTCGTGTCAGCGTTGATGATGCGATTGCTGCCGATGAAGTATTTGAAATGTTGATGGGCGATCGAGTGGAACCTCGTCGTGCATTTATTGAAGAAAATGCGCATTATGTTAAAAATCTAGATATTTGA
- the rpsF gene encoding 30S ribosomal protein S6: MENTKYEIMYIIRPNIDEEAKTALIERFDSILKDNGAEVIESKDWEKRRLAYEMNGYREGIYHIVKVSSPSSADAINEFDRLAKINDDIVRHMIIKEEA; encoded by the coding sequence ATGGAAAACACGAAATACGAAATCATGTATATTATTCGTCCTAACATTGATGAAGAAGCAAAAACTGCTTTAATCGAACGTTTCGATTCAATCTTGAAAGATAACGGAGCTGAAGTTATCGAATCAAAAGATTGGGAAAAACGCCGTTTAGCATACGAAATGAACGGTTACCGTGAAGGTATCTATCACATCGTTAAAGTATCTTCTCCATCATCAGCAGATGCAATCAACGAGTTTGATCGTCTTGCTAAAATCAATGACGATATCGTTCGTCACATGATCATTAAAGAAGAAGCTTAA
- the dnaB gene encoding replicative DNA helicase — protein sequence MSEVWQDRIPPQNIEAEQAVLGSVFLDAETIIDAMEYIEPKDFYRRGHQIIFEIMIELNDRSEAIDVVTVKDRLEQRNLLEDAGGVSYLSDLALAVPTAANIVYYAKIVEEKSLLRNLIQTATGIVTRGFEQGEEVQSILDDAERSILEVSEKRNRSGFLSIADVLNSTIENIDQLAQNNEEITGLPTGYQGLDKMTAGFQAEELIILAARPAVGKTAFALNIAQNVGTKTDRSVAIFSLEMGAESLVNRMLCAEGSIEASHLRTGQLSEEEWSNLIVAMGSLSKANIFIDDTPGIKISEIRAKCRKLAQEKGNLGLILIDYLQLIEGNGKENRQQEVSDISRQLKKLAKELKVPVIALSQLSRGVEQRQDKRPVLSDIRESGSIEQDADIVAFLYRDDYYEREGGEDSDAPEPQNDNVIEVIIEKNRSGARGTVELLFIKEYNKFSSLSPREEY from the coding sequence ATGAGTGAAGTGTGGCAGGATCGAATTCCACCGCAAAATATTGAAGCTGAACAAGCGGTTCTAGGTTCTGTGTTTCTAGACGCTGAAACGATCATTGATGCCATGGAGTACATAGAACCGAAAGACTTTTATCGTCGGGGACATCAAATCATTTTTGAGATCATGATCGAATTGAATGACCGTAGTGAAGCCATTGATGTTGTGACAGTCAAAGATCGTTTAGAGCAACGAAATCTACTGGAAGATGCTGGTGGCGTCAGCTATTTATCTGACCTAGCCTTAGCAGTACCAACGGCAGCAAACATCGTGTACTATGCAAAAATCGTGGAAGAAAAATCGTTACTTCGTAATTTGATCCAAACAGCAACAGGCATTGTCACGAGAGGATTTGAACAAGGAGAAGAAGTCCAATCGATCTTGGACGATGCGGAACGTAGTATCCTTGAAGTATCAGAAAAACGTAATCGCAGCGGATTCTTATCCATTGCGGACGTCTTGAATTCAACGATTGAAAATATCGACCAGTTAGCACAAAACAATGAAGAAATCACCGGTTTACCTACGGGTTACCAAGGATTAGATAAAATGACTGCTGGATTCCAAGCAGAAGAGCTGATTATTTTAGCTGCTCGTCCGGCGGTAGGTAAAACAGCCTTTGCCTTGAATATTGCCCAAAATGTCGGTACAAAAACGGATCGTTCCGTAGCGATCTTCAGTTTGGAGATGGGGGCAGAATCACTAGTCAATCGGATGCTTTGTGCGGAAGGGTCGATCGAAGCGAGTCACCTACGTACAGGTCAGCTTTCAGAAGAAGAATGGTCGAATTTGATCGTTGCGATGGGAAGCTTATCTAAAGCCAATATCTTTATCGATGATACCCCAGGGATCAAAATCTCTGAGATACGTGCAAAATGCCGAAAACTTGCGCAAGAAAAAGGAAATCTAGGCTTGATCCTTATCGATTACTTGCAGTTGATCGAAGGAAACGGCAAAGAAAACCGCCAACAAGAAGTCTCTGATATTTCTCGTCAGTTAAAGAAACTGGCAAAAGAATTAAAAGTACCCGTCATTGCCCTTTCACAGCTTTCTCGTGGGGTAGAACAACGTCAGGATAAACGCCCTGTATTGAGTGATATCCGGGAATCTGGGTCAATCGAGCAGGATGCCGATATCGTTGCTTTCTTATATCGTGATGATTACTACGAACGTGAAGGCGGCGAGGACAGCGATGCACCAGAACCGCAAAATGACAATGTCATCGAAGTCATAATCGAAAAAAACCGTAGTGGTGCAAGGGGAACAGTCGAGTTGCTCTTCATCAAAGAATACAATAAATTTTCTTCCCTTTCACCGCGAGAAGAATATTAA
- the gyrA gene encoding DNA gyrase subunit A, producing MSEEIRENIHDVNLTSEMKDSFIDYAMSVIVARALPDVRDGLKPVHRRILYGMNELGVTPDKAHKKSARIVGDVMGKYHPHGDSAIYESMVRMAQPFSYRYMLVDGHGNFGSVDGDGAAAMRYTEARMSKIATEMLRDINKNTVDFQSNYDDTEKEPVVLPARFPNLLVNGTTGIAVGMATNIPPHNLTEVVAAIDLLMENPDVTTNELMEVLPGPDFPTGGLVMGKSGIRRAYETGKGSITVRAKVEITEMPNGKERILVTELPYMVNKAKLIERISELHRDKRIEGITDLRDESSREGMRIVIDVRRDASASVILNNLYKLTSLQNSFGFNMLAIEKGVPKVLSLKQILENYIEHQREVITRRTVFEKDKAEARAHILEGLRIALDHIDEIIAIIRGSKSDEEAKNTMIERFELSDRQSQAILDMRLRRLTGLEREKIENEYQELLKLIEDLADILARPERVTEIIQTELAELSQRFGDKRRTELLVGEVLSLEDEDLIEEEEIVITLTNNGYIKRLANNEFRAQRRGGRGIQGMGVHNDDFVKNLVSCSTHDTLLFFTNNGKVYRAKGYEIPEYGRTAKGIPIINLLGIDSSEKIQAIIAVTGEAEEGHYLFFTTRQGTVKRTTVTAFANIRSNGLIAIGLKENDELVNVLLTDGKSNIIIGTHDGYSVTFAEDAVRDMGRTASGVRGVRLREDDYVVGAALMNDDHEVLIITEKGYGKRTKVSEYPVKGRGGKGIKTANITEKNGPLAGLTTVTGEEDIMLITDKGVIIRFNVSTVSQTGRATLGVRLIKMEAETKVVTMAAVEPEPAEEATVEADTTDVETDNTEE from the coding sequence ATGAGTGAAGAAATCAGAGAAAACATCCATGATGTCAATCTAACCAGCGAAATGAAAGACTCCTTCATTGATTACGCCATGAGTGTCATCGTTGCTCGGGCTTTACCAGATGTTAGAGATGGATTGAAACCAGTTCACCGCCGTATTTTATACGGCATGAACGAACTCGGTGTCACACCGGATAAAGCGCACAAGAAATCAGCCAGAATCGTTGGGGACGTTATGGGTAAATACCATCCCCACGGTGATAGTGCGATCTATGAATCAATGGTCCGTATGGCACAGCCATTTAGTTACCGTTACATGTTAGTTGATGGTCATGGAAACTTTGGCTCAGTGGATGGCGATGGCGCAGCTGCGATGCGTTATACGGAAGCAAGAATGAGTAAAATCGCGACAGAAATGTTACGAGATATCAATAAAAATACCGTTGATTTCCAAAGCAACTACGATGATACGGAAAAAGAACCGGTTGTTTTACCGGCACGTTTCCCTAACTTATTAGTCAATGGTACGACAGGGATCGCGGTCGGGATGGCGACGAATATCCCGCCACATAACCTGACAGAAGTGGTAGCAGCGATTGATCTATTGATGGAAAATCCCGATGTCACAACAAATGAATTGATGGAAGTCTTACCTGGACCTGATTTTCCTACAGGCGGATTAGTGATGGGTAAATCTGGTATTCGTCGTGCGTACGAAACGGGTAAAGGTTCGATCACTGTTCGAGCAAAAGTAGAAATCACAGAAATGCCAAACGGAAAAGAGCGGATCTTAGTCACTGAATTGCCTTATATGGTCAATAAAGCGAAATTGATCGAGCGAATTTCAGAGTTGCACCGTGATAAACGAATCGAAGGTATCACTGATCTAAGAGACGAGTCTTCTCGTGAAGGAATGCGTATCGTGATCGATGTACGTCGAGATGCAAGTGCTTCTGTCATTTTAAACAATCTCTACAAACTGACATCCTTGCAAAACTCATTTGGTTTCAATATGTTAGCAATCGAAAAAGGTGTGCCGAAAGTTCTTAGCTTGAAGCAGATCCTTGAAAATTATATCGAACACCAACGCGAAGTAATCACACGTCGTACCGTGTTTGAAAAGGACAAAGCAGAAGCAAGAGCGCACATCTTGGAAGGGTTGCGAATCGCTTTAGACCATATCGATGAGATCATCGCGATCATTCGTGGGTCTAAATCTGATGAAGAAGCGAAAAATACGATGATCGAACGCTTTGAGCTTTCTGATCGCCAATCACAAGCGATCTTAGACATGCGTTTACGTCGTTTGACTGGTTTGGAAAGAGAAAAAATCGAAAATGAGTACCAAGAATTATTGAAACTCATTGAAGATTTAGCTGATATTCTTGCTCGTCCTGAACGAGTAACGGAAATCATCCAAACTGAACTTGCTGAATTAAGCCAACGATTTGGTGACAAACGTCGTACAGAATTATTAGTCGGCGAAGTCTTGAGTCTAGAAGACGAAGACTTGATTGAAGAAGAAGAAATCGTGATCACGTTGACGAATAACGGCTATATCAAGCGTTTAGCCAACAATGAATTCCGCGCACAACGTCGTGGCGGTCGCGGGATCCAAGGAATGGGCGTCCATAACGATGATTTCGTGAAAAATCTCGTTTCTTGCTCGACACATGACACATTGTTGTTCTTTACAAATAACGGAAAAGTGTATCGTGCGAAAGGATATGAGATTCCAGAATACGGACGTACAGCTAAAGGTATCCCGATCATCAACTTGCTTGGGATTGATTCAAGCGAGAAGATCCAGGCCATCATTGCAGTGACTGGCGAAGCAGAAGAAGGACATTATTTATTCTTCACAACACGCCAAGGAACAGTCAAACGTACAACTGTCACTGCATTTGCGAATATCCGCAGTAATGGGTTGATTGCGATTGGCTTGAAAGAAAATGATGAATTGGTGAATGTATTATTGACGGATGGCAAATCAAACATCATCATTGGCACGCACGATGGGTATTCTGTGACATTTGCAGAAGATGCCGTTCGTGATATGGGACGTACAGCCTCTGGTGTTCGTGGTGTTCGTTTGAGAGAAGACGATTATGTCGTAGGTGCAGCCTTGATGAATGACGACCATGAAGTCTTGATCATCACAGAAAAAGGTTACGGTAAACGAACGAAAGTTTCTGAGTATCCAGTCAAAGGCCGTGGTGGTAAAGGGATCAAGACGGCCAATATCACTGAGAAAAATGGGCCATTAGCTGGATTGACGACTGTGACCGGTGAAGAGGATATCATGTTGATCACAGACAAAGGCGTGATCATCCGCTTCAACGTTTCAACTGTTTCTCAAACAGGTCGTGCAACGCTAGGCGTACGTTTGATCAAGATGGAAGCAGAAACAAAAGTTGTGACGATGGCAGCGGTAGAACCAGAACCCGCAGAAGAAGCAACTGTTGAAGCAGACACAACGGATGTAGAAACAGACAACACAGAAGAATAG